A window of the Brassica oleracea var. oleracea cultivar TO1000 chromosome C1, BOL, whole genome shotgun sequence genome harbors these coding sequences:
- the LOC106300304 gene encoding uncharacterized protein LOC106300304, protein MAAASFSDDFDYETWALTTKATLTEQGLWDVVENGVPPDPSKIPELSATIKSQELSQWRDLVIKDMNALQVMQSSLTDSAFKKTLSASSSKDVWDMLKKSNEQARLSRLEEEEVEYLMLVEGVDKLSYDEDMWMICAKGTTNHMSPYEKYFSVLDRTHKGKVMLADGTFLRVEGRGHVRITMKEGKKTKTKTMRDVIFVPGLNVNVLSIDLMIARGYSLESKPDTCVFFDRKGAVFGDAVMDKKGPALRLTMIEGTQEEEIAVDYVMAAVISKTDLIYDEDMWMVSGFSTIHMTPYENVFTALDRTHKGKVGLKDGTVLKAEGKGDVEIVMKGGKKRKTIKNVLYVPEMMRNVLSFSQMETYGCSFREGGGGECIISDETGAVYGDTTWDVKDMALRLEVIKGNRIS, encoded by the coding sequence ATGGCGGCAGCGAGTTTTTCCGATGACTTTGACTACGAAACATGGGCTCTAACGACGAAAGCGACTCTAACCGAGCAAGGACTTTGGGACGTTGTCGAAAACGGAGTCCCACCGGATCCATCCAAGATTCCAGAGCTATCGGCAACGATTAAATCCCAAGAACTCTCTCAATGGAGAGATCTCGTGATTAAAGACATGAACGCGCTTCAGGTAATGCAATCTTCTCTCACTGATTCCGCTTTCAAGAAGACTCTCTCCGCTTCTTCATCCAAAGACGTTTGGGATATGCTCAAAAAGAGTAACGAGCAAGCTAGACTAAGTAGGTTAGAGGAGGAAGAAGTTGAGTACTTGATGTTAGTAGAAGGTGTGGATAAGTTGAGCTATGATGAGGATATGTGGATGATCTGCGCCAAGGGTACGACGAATCATATGTCTCCATACGAGAAGTACTTCTCCGTTCTGGACAGAACACACAAAGGCAAGGTTATGTTAGCAGACGGAACGTTTCTCAGGGTTGAAGGTAGAGGACACGTGAGGATTACGATGAAGGAAGGGAAGAAGACGAAGACTAAGACGATGAGGGATGTGATTTTTGTTCCGGGGTTGAACGTGAATGTTTTGAGTATCGATCTGATGATAGCAAGAGGTTACTCACTAGAATCGAAACCGGACACGTGCGTTTTTTTCGATCGGAAGGGGGCGGTGTTCGGGGATGCCGTGATGGACAAGAAAGGACCAGCTCTGCGTTTGACCATGATTGAAGGTACTCAGGAGGAAGAGATCGCTGTTGATTATGTGATGGCTGCGGTGATAAGCAAAACTGATTTGATTTATGATGAGGACATGTGGATGGTCTCTGGCTTCTCCACGATCCATATGACTCCGTATGAGAATGTTTTCACGGCTCTTGACAGGACACACAAAGGGAAGGTTGGGTTGAAGGATGGAACGGTGCTCAAGGCAGAAGGAAAAGGAGATGTTGAGATTGTGATGAAGGGAGGGAAGAAGAGGAAGACGATCAAGAATGTGCTTTATGTTCCTGAGATGATGAGAAACGTGCTGAGTTTTAGTCAGATGGAAACATACGGTTGTTCGTTTAGAGAGGGAGGAGGTGGTGAATGCATTATAAGCGATGAGACTGGGGCAGTGTATGGGGATACTACGTGGGATGTGAAAGATATGGCTCTGCGTTTGGAGGTGATCAAAGGTAACCGCATCTCTTAA